One region of Vallitalea okinawensis genomic DNA includes:
- a CDS encoding permease gives MFEINNLSVALDFFKLIMGELIALFLIISFIVALLQRYISQETIKKILTKPPKGLQNIIGAGLGAVTPFCSCSTIPILVGLFKSGAPFGGTISFLISSPILNPMILILFMKFFGIQTTIIYSIFTFIFAVVIGIILEKLGMEDQIKNVSIKGGHGGDLTYDAIVGTKVEKHKRVFILALKDTLNLFKKVIPYLFIGAGIGAFIYGFVPEEFITKVAGPDNLFAVPVAAIIGVPMYVRTETMIPIAKALNASGMSIGAIMAIVIGGAGASIPEVTLLNTIFKKKMVITFVLAVFFVATITGYMFNLIF, from the coding sequence ATGTTTGAAATTAATAACTTATCTGTTGCGCTTGATTTTTTTAAGTTAATAATGGGAGAACTTATCGCATTATTCTTAATAATCAGTTTTATTGTGGCACTTTTACAAAGATATATTTCTCAAGAAACTATCAAAAAAATATTAACAAAGCCACCTAAAGGTCTTCAAAATATTATTGGGGCTGGTTTAGGTGCTGTCACTCCTTTCTGTTCCTGTTCAACCATCCCAATACTAGTAGGATTATTTAAAAGTGGTGCGCCCTTTGGTGGCACTATCTCATTTTTAATATCCTCACCAATATTAAATCCCATGATACTCATATTGTTTATGAAGTTCTTTGGAATACAAACAACGATTATCTATTCAATATTCACATTTATCTTTGCGGTAGTCATAGGAATCATACTTGAAAAGTTAGGTATGGAAGATCAAATAAAAAATGTGTCTATTAAAGGTGGTCATGGTGGGGATTTAACTTATGATGCTATAGTAGGCACAAAAGTCGAAAAACATAAGAGGGTTTTCATTTTAGCACTTAAGGATACTTTGAACTTATTCAAGAAAGTTATACCTTATTTATTCATTGGTGCTGGCATCGGAGCATTTATTTATGGGTTCGTACCGGAAGAATTCATTACTAAAGTTGCAGGACCAGATAATTTATTTGCTGTACCTGTTGCCGCCATTATAGGAGTACCTATGTATGTACGGACTGAGACTATGATTCCTATTGCTAAGGCACTTAACGCTTCTGGTATGAGCATTGGAGCAATAATGGCAATAGTCATTGGAGGTGCAGGTGCAAGTATTCCAGAGGTAACACTACTCAATACTATATTTAAAAAGAAAATGGTTATAACCTTTGTTCTTGCCGTTTTCTTTGTTGCAACAATTACTGGATATATGTTTAATCTTATATTTTAA
- a CDS encoding winged helix-turn-helix transcriptional regulator: protein MSEDINFEDYTSSHCGIELTLSVMGGKWKPLILWFLIKKGTKRYGEIRRFIPTVTNKMLSQQLKELVNDGLVSRKDYKQIPPKVDYSITDKGKSLQPVLDFMCIWGLEQTKTFNKVK, encoded by the coding sequence ATGAGTGAAGATATAAATTTTGAAGACTATACCAGTTCACATTGTGGCATTGAATTGACTTTATCAGTTATGGGAGGAAAGTGGAAGCCTCTGATATTATGGTTTTTAATAAAAAAAGGGACAAAGAGATATGGAGAGATTAGAAGATTTATACCAACGGTCACCAATAAAATGCTAAGTCAACAATTAAAAGAATTAGTGAATGATGGTTTGGTATCTAGAAAGGACTATAAACAAATACCCCCTAAAGTAGATTATTCAATCACTGATAAAGGTAAGAGTTTACAACCCGTATTAGATTTTATGTGCATATGGGGGCTAGAACAAACTAAAACCTTTAATAAAGTGAAGTGA
- a CDS encoding HAMP domain-containing sensor histidine kinase produces the protein MKRRLIFYSSILIGILVIFITMISYQKNYDVYKKQAKDDLYKQGLLVDQVLIGAVDLVELSERIDYYSTALDNRITIIDESGQVLIDSDYDPQTMDNHGDRPEVIQAYEKGYGSSIRHSSTLGVDYLYVAIRSDNPLMNYGVIRLSIPLSEIQEVGIEMLKLSAIGIIVGSILIVSILYILINQFMAPLDQLTNAAMTISKGNYRTPIIIHGDDQINKLADAFEDMRVELKKNMTKLKQRNDELVLILKSMVNGVVAVDRDFDIMFTNDAFFQLFNIEAEEDKKSLHEVIRLSQLYEVIERVIAERQPQQELINREDSSKIYKVVGNPINYKSKTIGCLLLIQDITERVKLENMRSDFVSNVTHELKTPLTSIRGFVDTLRHGALHDEKVANRFLEIIDIEAERLSTLIEDILQLSEIENRIVENRQLTDLKQVVEEILPLMIEKASKKNLQITYQLDEDLPLYFCNNYRIKQLLINLVDNAIKYTEEGHVHLRLKYLRLVDAIEISVKDTGIGIPEDQIDRIFERFYRVDKSRSRKIGGTGLGLSIVKHIVELYDGDIRVETSLNEGTNFIIKLPY, from the coding sequence ATGAAAAGAAGGCTTATTTTTTATAGCAGTATACTGATTGGTATACTGGTTATTTTTATTACAATGATTTCTTATCAAAAAAACTACGATGTTTATAAAAAACAAGCGAAGGATGATTTATATAAGCAAGGCTTACTTGTGGATCAAGTACTTATAGGCGCTGTAGATTTAGTTGAATTAAGTGAACGTATTGATTATTATAGCACAGCTTTAGATAACCGTATTACCATTATTGATGAGTCAGGACAAGTATTAATAGACAGTGACTATGATCCACAAACTATGGATAATCATGGGGACCGACCAGAGGTTATACAAGCCTATGAAAAAGGGTATGGTAGTAGTATACGTCATAGTTCTACCTTAGGAGTAGATTATTTGTACGTCGCCATTCGTTCAGATAACCCTTTAATGAATTATGGTGTTATTAGACTGTCAATACCTTTAAGTGAGATCCAAGAGGTTGGTATAGAAATGTTAAAGCTTAGCGCTATCGGTATCATAGTGGGAAGTATTCTGATCGTATCAATACTTTATATATTAATCAATCAGTTTATGGCACCTCTTGATCAATTAACCAATGCTGCTATGACTATTTCTAAAGGTAATTATCGTACTCCAATTATTATTCATGGTGATGATCAAATAAATAAATTAGCTGATGCCTTTGAAGACATGCGAGTTGAGTTAAAGAAAAATATGACGAAACTTAAGCAGCGAAATGATGAATTAGTATTGATCCTTAAAAGTATGGTGAATGGTGTAGTAGCTGTAGATCGTGATTTTGATATCATGTTTACCAACGATGCTTTTTTTCAATTATTTAATATTGAAGCTGAGGAAGATAAAAAATCTCTTCATGAAGTTATTAGATTATCACAACTTTATGAAGTCATTGAAAGAGTAATTGCTGAAAGGCAACCACAACAAGAACTGATTAACAGAGAAGATAGTTCAAAAATATATAAAGTAGTTGGTAATCCGATAAATTATAAAAGTAAAACAATAGGCTGTCTACTCTTGATTCAGGACATAACTGAAAGAGTGAAGCTAGAAAACATGAGAAGTGATTTTGTCTCCAATGTAACCCATGAGTTAAAGACGCCATTAACCTCTATCAGAGGGTTCGTTGATACATTACGCCATGGTGCACTTCATGATGAGAAAGTAGCCAATCGTTTCTTAGAAATCATTGATATAGAAGCTGAACGTCTATCTACTCTTATTGAAGATATTCTACAATTATCAGAGATTGAAAATAGAATTGTTGAAAATAGGCAATTAACTGATTTGAAACAAGTAGTTGAAGAAATTCTACCTTTAATGATCGAGAAGGCATCTAAAAAAAATCTACAAATTACTTATCAATTAGATGAAGACTTACCACTTTATTTTTGTAACAATTATCGAATCAAGCAGCTACTTATTAATTTAGTTGATAATGCTATTAAGTATACAGAAGAAGGTCATGTTCATCTTCGATTGAAGTATTTAAGGCTAGTAGATGCAATTGAAATATCAGTTAAGGATACTGGTATAGGCATTCCCGAAGATCAAATTGACCGTATCTTTGAGCGTTTCTATCGTGTGGATAAATCTAGATCCCGTAAGATCGGTGGAACAGGTCTTGGTTTATCAATCGTTAAGCATATAGTGGAGTTGTATGATGGAGATATAAGGGTAGAAACTAGTCTTAATGAAGGAACAAACTTCATCATAAAACTTCCCTATTAA
- a CDS encoding response regulator transcription factor, producing the protein MKQKNILVVDDEAHIRELLRYNLENSGYVVEEAESGEDALQKIGEQTFDLVLLDVMLPGIDGLEVLRKIRQENDQRNLPVILLTAKGEEIDKVVGLELGADDYIAKPFGIYELQARIKTVFRRLEAYEVKEQPQEESIKINDLIINKSQYLVDKKGKSITLTHKEFELLYLLARHPGRVFNREFLLETIWGYEYIGESRTIDVHIRNIRKKLEGDYIATIRGVGYKFADEG; encoded by the coding sequence TTGAAACAGAAAAATATATTAGTTGTTGATGATGAAGCACATATCCGAGAATTGCTGCGTTATAATCTAGAAAACTCAGGATATGTTGTAGAAGAAGCAGAGTCCGGAGAAGATGCATTGCAAAAAATTGGAGAACAGACATTTGATTTAGTTTTATTAGATGTTATGTTACCAGGTATTGATGGATTAGAGGTTTTACGTAAAATCCGTCAAGAAAATGATCAAAGGAATTTACCAGTTATTTTATTGACTGCAAAAGGTGAAGAAATCGATAAAGTTGTTGGTTTAGAGTTGGGAGCCGATGATTATATCGCCAAGCCTTTTGGTATTTATGAGTTGCAGGCAAGAATAAAGACAGTCTTTAGACGCCTTGAAGCCTATGAGGTAAAAGAGCAACCTCAAGAAGAAAGTATTAAAATAAATGATTTAATTATAAATAAGAGCCAGTATCTCGTAGATAAGAAGGGGAAGTCCATTACATTAACCCATAAAGAGTTTGAGCTCCTCTATTTACTTGCTAGGCATCCAGGAAGGGTATTTAATCGTGAATTCCTATTGGAGACAATCTGGGGTTATGAATATATTGGTGAATCAAGAACGATAGACGTTCATATTCGAAATATTAGGAAGAAATTAGAAGGCGACTATATAGCTACAATTAGAGGTGTAGGATATAAGTTTGCTGATGAAGGCTGA
- a CDS encoding LacI family DNA-binding transcriptional regulator has protein sequence MATIKDIAKKAGFAISTVSYALHNDPRVSEETKQKVLKVAEELNYRPNAYARNLKKQKTETIGLFLNELAGPFYNQVIKGVEEVVYSHGYDLVACSTYGGEKSTARRYLEENRVDSAIILSGASISDELILQVASKDFPIVLLDRELKGQHVYSVLIDNLTGAFEAMTHLIKLGYKKIGCLTGPSNSYDNEKRILGYQKALQENDLIDNPRWVIQGNFTEQGGYQAMKMMLASGELPEAIFSANDEMAIGALQALHEAEIKVPENIAIVGFDDIQLASYVNPSLTTVRHPKYELGSLAAQIVFQALQQDYFAETIVLPTKLIVRESCGYRS, from the coding sequence ATGGCAACAATAAAAGATATAGCAAAAAAAGCAGGGTTTGCAATTTCAACAGTATCTTATGCCTTACATAATGACCCCAGGGTAAGTGAAGAGACTAAGCAAAAGGTATTAAAAGTTGCAGAAGAACTTAATTATCGACCTAATGCCTATGCTCGAAATTTGAAGAAGCAGAAAACAGAAACCATAGGATTATTTTTAAACGAACTTGCAGGTCCATTTTATAATCAAGTGATTAAAGGTGTTGAAGAAGTTGTCTATTCACATGGTTATGATTTAGTTGCTTGTAGCACATATGGGGGAGAGAAAAGCACGGCTCGCCGATATTTAGAGGAAAATAGAGTGGATAGTGCCATCATACTTTCAGGCGCATCAATATCTGATGAACTCATACTACAAGTTGCTAGTAAAGATTTTCCCATTGTACTATTAGATCGGGAATTGAAAGGTCAACACGTCTATAGTGTACTCATCGATAATTTAACAGGAGCTTTTGAAGCGATGACTCATTTAATTAAACTGGGGTATAAGAAAATAGGCTGCTTAACTGGACCAAGTAATTCTTATGATAATGAGAAACGTATACTAGGATATCAAAAAGCATTACAAGAAAATGATTTAATTGATAATCCTCGTTGGGTTATACAAGGAAATTTCACTGAACAAGGTGGTTATCAAGCCATGAAAATGATGCTGGCTAGTGGTGAGTTACCTGAGGCAATCTTCTCAGCTAATGATGAGATGGCAATAGGTGCTTTACAAGCGCTTCATGAGGCTGAAATAAAAGTACCAGAGAATATCGCTATTGTTGGATTTGATGACATACAATTAGCTTCATATGTTAATCCTTCATTAACAACAGTTAGACATCCTAAGTATGAATTAGGAAGCTTAGCTGCACAGATTGTATTTCAAGCTTTGCAGCAAGATTACTTTGCAGAAACCATTGTCTTACCTACCAAATTAATTGTTAGAGAGTCTTGTGGCTATAGGTCATAG